One window of Curtobacterium sp. 458 genomic DNA carries:
- a CDS encoding DUF885 domain-containing protein, whose translation MSEERPSRQPTAVDRVAEDWVTTLVDLDPTVATYIGVPGRTGEYGDTSPAGAAAMAEAAAAAKRALDAAEATDDVDRVTKADLGAELDLVAESYARKLHLRDLNVIASPAQNVREVLDLMPTATESDWQDVASRLAALPDALEGIRETLLEGTREQVTPAKRQVALIAEQAGRTGAEDGMFRQLADGAALDDGAALPESLRADLRRGAEVAAAAYRSFGQFLEHELLPLATPVDAVGREDYELHSRRFLGATVDLDETYAWGIEELARMREEQERIADRIESGASVARAIEVLDQDPARILHGTDALQRWMQETSDESIREMDGRYFDIPDPIKRLECRIAPTQEGGIYYTGPSDDFSRAGRMWWSVPQGVTEFGTWREKTTVYHEGVPGHHLQISQGVYNRGELNTWRRQLAGSSGHVEGWALYAERLMDQLGFLDDDGDRLGMLDGQRMRAARVVLDIGVHLQKTNPDGGAWTWEYALDFMGQNVNMAPEFVRFEVARYFGWPGQAPSYKVGQRVWESIRDEVAAREGAAFDLKSFHHRALALGSIGLDTLRTALVG comes from the coding sequence ATGAGCGAAGAGCGTCCTTCCCGTCAGCCCACCGCCGTCGACCGCGTCGCCGAGGACTGGGTGACCACCCTCGTCGACCTCGACCCGACCGTCGCCACCTACATCGGTGTGCCCGGGCGGACGGGGGAGTACGGGGACACCTCGCCCGCCGGTGCCGCCGCGATGGCCGAGGCCGCGGCCGCGGCGAAGCGTGCGCTCGACGCCGCCGAGGCGACCGACGACGTCGACCGGGTCACGAAGGCCGACCTCGGCGCCGAGCTCGACCTGGTCGCCGAGTCGTACGCGCGGAAGCTGCACCTCCGCGACCTCAACGTCATCGCCAGCCCCGCCCAGAACGTCCGCGAGGTCCTCGACCTCATGCCGACCGCGACCGAGTCCGACTGGCAGGACGTCGCCAGCCGTCTCGCCGCGCTCCCCGACGCCCTCGAGGGCATCCGCGAGACCCTGCTCGAGGGCACACGCGAGCAGGTGACGCCCGCGAAGCGCCAGGTCGCGCTCATCGCCGAGCAGGCCGGTCGCACGGGTGCGGAGGACGGCATGTTCCGGCAGCTCGCCGACGGAGCCGCCCTCGACGACGGTGCCGCGCTCCCGGAGTCCCTGCGCGCCGACCTCCGCCGCGGCGCCGAGGTCGCGGCGGCCGCGTACCGGTCGTTCGGGCAGTTCCTCGAGCACGAACTGCTGCCGCTCGCCACCCCGGTCGACGCCGTCGGCCGAGAGGACTACGAGCTGCACTCCCGCCGGTTCCTCGGCGCCACGGTCGACCTCGACGAGACGTACGCGTGGGGCATCGAGGAGCTCGCCCGGATGCGCGAGGAGCAGGAGCGCATCGCCGACCGCATCGAGTCCGGCGCGAGCGTCGCCCGGGCGATCGAGGTCCTCGACCAGGACCCGGCGCGGATCCTGCACGGCACCGACGCCCTGCAGCGGTGGATGCAGGAGACGAGCGACGAGTCGATCCGCGAGATGGACGGCAGGTACTTCGACATCCCGGACCCGATCAAGCGCCTCGAGTGCCGGATCGCGCCCACGCAGGAGGGCGGGATCTACTACACCGGTCCGTCCGACGACTTCTCCCGAGCCGGTCGGATGTGGTGGTCGGTGCCGCAGGGTGTGACCGAGTTCGGCACCTGGCGCGAGAAGACGACCGTCTACCACGAGGGCGTCCCCGGTCACCACCTCCAGATCAGCCAGGGCGTCTACAACCGCGGCGAGCTGAACACCTGGCGCCGTCAGCTGGCCGGGTCGTCCGGGCACGTCGAGGGCTGGGCGCTGTACGCCGAGCGCCTCATGGACCAGCTCGGCTTCCTCGACGACGACGGCGACCGCCTCGGCATGCTCGACGGTCAGCGCATGCGTGCCGCCCGCGTCGTGCTCGACATCGGCGTGCACCTGCAGAAGACGAACCCGGACGGGGGCGCCTGGACGTGGGAGTACGCGCTCGACTTCATGGGGCAGAACGTCAACATGGCACCGGAGTTCGTGCGGTTCGAGGTGGCGCGCTACTTCGGGTGGCCGGGGCAGGCGCCGTCGTACAAGGTCGGGCAGCGCGTGTGGGAGTCCATCCGCGACGAGGTCGCGGCGCGCGAGGGTGCGGCGTTCGACCTGAAGTCCTTCCACCACCGCGCGCTCGCGCTCGGCAGCATCGGGCTCGACACGCTGCGGACCGCGCTCGTCGGCTGA